The DNA segment ctgctacttgaaaggctgaggcaggagatcgcttgaaccaaggaggcggaggttgcagtgagctgagaccgcgccattgcactccagcctgggtgacaaaaagcgaaactccgtctcaaaaaaaaaacaaaaccgtaTGCCCAACACCTGGCTTGCCCACCCCCCTGTCCCCTGCCCCTTCCTGGTTCTAGGACCCTGACCCAGATCTGTTCTGAACAGGAAGTGAAGACTGGAGTGACTTCTTTCCCCTGGAGCTCAATCAAGGGCTTCATCTCAGAGGCTGCCAACCTGGTGCTGCTCAGGGTAATGGCCTGGCGGCGGATGGTGCCCAGCAATGCCCGCTTCCTGACCTTGGACACCGAGGGCAAACTCTGCTATTTGACCTATGTAAGGGGTCCCCCTGGGCAGGGGACTTGGCTTGGGAGCAAACTAGAAAAGGCGTGAAAAGCACTGAGATGGGGAACAGCTGTGGAGTAGAAAAGGGAGGCAGGTGGGGAGAAAACAGCACAGATGGGAATGGGGCTTTCAAGGGCAGGAAAGCATGTTTGTCTGGGAGTGTGGGGCAGATGAATTGAGAGTGACTGAGAAGTGGGAACAGTTCAGAGAAGCAACCCTTCCGCACAGAAGTCAgtccaggaaaaataaatatagtgcagggctgattttaaaaatacatcattttgggccaggtgcggtggctcacgcctgtaatcccagcactttgggaggccaaggcaggccaatcacaaggtcaggagatctagaccatcctggctaacatggtgaaaccccgtctctactaaaaatacaaaaaaaaaaaaaaaaaaaatcagcggggcgtggtggcaggcgcctgtagtcccagctactcaggacgctgaggcaggagaatggcgtgaacccgggaggcagagcttgcagtgagccgagatcgcgccactgcactccagcctgggtgacagagcgagactccgtctcaaaaaaaaaaaaaaaaaaaaatacgtcattttggccaggcacagtgattcatgcctgtaatctcagcactttgggaggccaaggtgggcagatcacttgaagttaggaggtcaagatcagcctggccaacatggtgaaaccctgtctctactacaaatacaaaaattattagttgggtgtggtggcaagtgcctgtaatcccagctactcaggaggctgaggcaggagaagcatcacttgaacccaggaggcggaggttgcagtgagctgagatcgcacaactgcactccagcctgggcaacagagggagactctgtctcaaaaaaataaataaataaaaataaatcattttttaactttAGGAAGTGTATCATGTCCAACTTTACtgaaatattcctttattatttcttaaccCCAAAGGGTGTTccgtttttgttttggtttttgtttttaactaaaatttCATAATCAGCATGCCTAGGACTTCCTGCAATCGGTGATTTTAAAGCCATGCCACTGAACACACAATTTCCAGTGAGACACTTTGGGGGCTGATTTGTGTTTCTTTGACCATCTTTGTAAATTACATTCCAGGCTTGTCTATCAAAACACACCAAGCAGCAATGCATTTGACATGAACAAGCACAATCCATTCCCCTCCGTGTTCTTTGAAACACGTGTTTAACATTAGCACTTTTTTCTCCATAGCTGCAGCTACAACAGGGGTTTCAGTTTTAATCACAACAGGGACAGCCTGCCAGCAACAGCACAGGTCTGAGGTGGCCACAAATCTGTCTGGTCTCAcacctctgagcctcactttACCTCCACCCACTGGCCCTAGTAGCTCATCCTCCCTCTCCGCTCCCACACCCCTCCCCATACCGCTTCTCATCCCTGTAACAGAATTTGCCAACTAGAAGCACCTGGTCAGCGAGATGACATGGGAGGGGTCAGGGCAAGGGCAACCTGGAGCTAGCTCCCTATGAGGGGTCGCCAACTCAGCTTGGAGGTTTGGAGATGCAATCTTAAATGTCTTGAGGTTGTTATGAGATGGAGAAAAGGCTAAGGTAAGATGATGGGGAGCCCTTGGCGGGCATCCACCTTACCTCCCACCCCCCAATTTTGGCTGTTGCCAGCAAAACCTGGGCTTCCAGACCATCCAGGTAGACCATCAGCAGGCTGAAGTCTTCATCGTGGAGCAGACTGTCCACTCGGAGGAGGGCATCCCCATGTCCTGCCAGTACTACCTGCTCTCCGATGGGTGAGCTGCTGATGGTGGGCCCAGAGGGGTGGTGCTGAGCTTGTAGGTGCTCAAGGAGACCGGCTGCTtctggggatagcaccaggaagAACTGGCATTGAGATAGGAGTGTCCCTCCGCTTTATCCATATCATTCactctttcttcatttatttgctcGTCCTCTTAACCCTCACAGTGCCTCCCAAACCTTCTCACTGCACACCACAGGCCTGGGGTGTAGCTAGTGCAGCCACCACTGTGTAAGGGATAATACTGAAAAACACCAAGGTCTGAATGACTGCACACTTGATGAAATCACTGTGCTGGAAGAATTGCCTGTGGCAGGCTGCCCTGCAGTCTCCAGCAAAGCACTGGCTCCAAATCATAAGAAAattcagggctgggcgtggtggctcacacctgtaatcccagcactttgggaggctgaggcgggcagatcacgaggtcaggaaattgagaccatcctggctgacacggtgaaaccccatctctactaaaaatacaaaaaactagccgggtgtggtcgtgagcgcctgtagtcccagctactctggaggctgaggcaggaggatggcgtgaacccgggaggcagagcttgcagtgagccgagatcgcgccactgcactccagcctgggtgacagcaagactccgtctcaaaaaaaaaaaaaaagaaagaaaaagaaaattcaggtgGAAGAaagagtttctgtttttttgttttgttttgtttttttgagacagactccaGTCgagtttatttcttaaaatttcagaATAGATATTCACATAATCACTACACTGGGGAAAAGGTAATCAAAACGTTGTTGGCTTTATCTCATAACTTAGTATGTTTTCAGTTTTGGTgcgatcatagcccactgcagcctccaactcctgggctcaagcaatccacctgcttcagccttcctagtagctgggactacaggtatgcaccacagCTCCAGGCcaacctttttattttgaatgccGCATAGCAGGAGAttccataatttttcttttctttctttctccttccttccttcctctttctctctttctctctgtctctttcttgacagagtctcgctctgtcacctagactggaatgtgtggcataatcttggctaactgcaacctccgcctcccaggttcaagtgattcccttgcttcagcctcccaagtagccggaactacaggtgcctgccaccacgcctggctaatttttgcatttttagtagaaacaggctttcaccatgttggccaggctggtctcaaacacctgacctgaagtgatctgcccatcttggcctcctaaagtgctgggattacaggcatgagccactacaacaagtgtgagccactgcgacaggcctctttctctttttgagacagtctcgctctgttacccagactggagtacagtgatgcaatcttggctcactacaaccaccatctcccaggttcaagtgattctcatgccacagccaccaaaatagctgggattacaggcgcccaccaccacgtctggctagttttttgtatttttagtagagatggcttttcactatgttggccaggctggtctcaaactcctgacctcaagtgatccacccatctcagcctcccaaagtgctaggattacaggcgtgagccaccgtgcctggccaagaggcTCCATGATTTTCTAGTGCTGTACCTCTAAagatcctttttgttttttttaaacggGGGGCCTAATACTTGCCAAGCCCTGTGTGTTATTTGGAGATCCAGAAATGAACACCACCCAGGAACTTAATAAAcaagagagggaggcagaagtaAAGAGGCCCGGGACAGGTGTCTCAAGGGGCACTGTCATGTAGGAGTCTgcttaggctgccataacaaaacaccacaggcTGGGCGGCTTCaagagaaatatatttgctagaaggcaggaagtccaagatcatggtgccatcagggttggtttctggtgagggctgtcttcctAGCTTGCAGACAAGTGCCTTCTcaatgtgtcctcacatggcctttcttccGTGCATGAGTGAAGAGAAAGCTCTCTGGCATCTCCCTTttctcataagggcactaatcctatctgattagggccccacccttatgactgCATGTAAACGTAATGACCTCCCCAAAGCCCCTACCTCCAAATACCACCACACTGGGGGTTAGAGagacaattcagtccatagcaggcGGTCTGGGAAGATTCTCACTCTCACATGTTGTGTTGCACTCCAGGCACCTGGCCAAGAGAATACAGGTGGGCTCCCCAGGGTGCTGCATCATCACCAAGATGCCTATCTTGAGGGAAGAGGGTGAGTGAAGCCCAGGCCTTGTGCAGGCAGGGAGAGTTAAGGGGAGTGGGGAAACCTGGGCCTTCCAGGATGCAGGGGGCTGGACCCAGTGTGCTGTAAACGGGACAGGAGCCTGGAATCAGCTGGAGAACATCTGCCCTCCAGCCCCTGACCCCAAGCAGTAAGAGGAGGATCTTTCCTACTGGGAGCCCCTTCCTGCAACTCTGCCCATGTGGGCAGAATCCTGGGGTTTCACCTGAGCCTTCTGTTTGGGTGTTCTCGGGATCTCGCTGTGTATCCAAGGAAGGTTCTGGGGTAGGGACGCCCAGCCTTCCTTGTTCCCCACCTAGATGAGATTGAGCCACGCCCAGTGTTTGAGAAGAAGCCCCTGGTATGGGAGGAGGATATGGAGCTCTATTCGAAGTTCCTGGACCGGAAGGTGAGGGGAGGTTCCACCAGCCTGGGGTTCCCATTCCCCCATGGGCCTTAAATTCATTACTGATCTCTGCACCTGATTGAAATGCACACCCGTAGGGGCTAGAAGGCTCCAGCGCCCCTTAGCTCTCCTTGGAGCGAGTGGGTGGGGGCTCCTGGGGCGCGGGGGTCCCGTCCGGCTGAGGCTCGGGCTCTGTCCCCTGCCAGGAGGAGCTCCGGCTCGGCCACGCCAGCTATCTGCGGCAGCACCCCGAAGCCCACGCGCTCATCTCCGACTTCCTGCTCTTCCTGCTGCTGCGCCAGCCGGAGGACGTGGTCACCTTCGCCGCCGAGTTCTTCGGCCCCTTCGACCCGTGGCGTCCGTCGTCACCGGCCTTGGGCTCCTCCCACCGGCCCAACCCTTTCCGCTCCCTGGAGCCGGAGGGAGACGCCCGCTCGGGGGCGGCCTAAGCGGGGCCCACGCCCGGACAGGGCAGGAAACCAGGGGTCGGGCTGGGACGCGGGCGGGACTCGCCGGGGCGGGTGCGCTTTCCGGGCTGCGGTTTTGGGGGAATAAACGGGGCCCTCCCGCGGCTCTGCAGCGCCCGCCGACAGCGTCCCTGGCTAGCGTCTAGTGTCTTGGGCTAGAAATAGGAACCGTTACCGTCGTACCTCGAGTAGATTTCAGCCTTTCCTCCTAGATGCTGTTTTcatcattatccccattctacagataagaaCACAGAGGCACAGAAAGTTTAACTTTTGGAGTTGGCAGGTGGGGAGGCAGAATTTGAACCTCAACGTTGGACTTGGAAGCCCacactcggccgggcgcggtggcttaaaCCTGtattgccagcactttgggaggcagaggcgggcggatcaccaggtcaggagatcgagaccagcctggccaacacggtgaaaccccatctttactaaaaatacaaaaaatagccgggcatggtggcgcgcgcctgtaatcccagttaggaggctgaggcaggaggatcgcttgaaccccggaggcggaggttgcagtgagccgagatggcgccattgcactccagcctgggcgacagagcgagactccgtctcaaaaaaaaaaaaaaaaaagaagaagaaaagaaaaagaaaagaaaaaaaagaaaaagcccacaCTCTTACTAGGTTAGCACGGAGGGGCGGGCGCCTTGGCACTCAGATCTTACGGTCGCAGAGCATAATTGCCCAACCCACCgcccaaagaaaaataacaagcggtggggggttggggagggaggagggccgACGTGGACCACCTCTGGCTTAGCTCAAACCCCGTGAAATCTCGCAAACGCAGCTAGCACTCAGGCTCGAGCTCCTCCCGGTTCCCACTGACACAGAGGGACCCCCAGACTCCGGAGGTGGGGGGTCCGAGAGTAAAAATAATGGGCAGATGATCGTCGCATCCTCTGGGCTCCTCGTGGAACGTCAGTGCTGGCCAGTGGCTTCTGTCCGGATGCTCAGTAGCAAACTTTAGGCAAGCTCCCCTGAGGGAGTGGTGGGGGTGCAGGCTCTCTCCTTCCCTTGTTCGTTCGTCAGACCTGCTGCTGCAGACTCCAGAGACGCTTTGCTCTCTAGTGGACAGTATGACCAGACACCTACAAGGCTGGGTGGGATGCGGGGCTAGGGGGAGGACCTGAGAATCACAGACAAAAGGCTTCATGGAGGACCATCACTTGAGTTGAACcttgaaggattttttaaaaatatctcttattGTCCCTCTCCCtcatttcaaaagaaatacaTGTTCATAAGATAAAACTTGGGAAAGGGAGAtaaaccaaaagaagaaaacGAAATCATTTTACTCTCTCTACCTAGAAGCAGCTGCTCAACGTTTTGACAAATATCTTCTCTACTCTCCTATGCATAAAAGCAGCTGGTGTTTGTTGAGTGTTCACTCTGTCAAGCCCTTTTCTAGATTGTTTGATCTGGTCTTTATAACTCCaggggaatttatttatttatttttgactggttcttgctctgtcacccagactgaagtgccatggcacaatcactgctcactgcagccttgacttcctgagcccaagcgatccttccaccccagcctgagtggctgggactgcaggcatgcaccaccacactgggctaaatttttttttttctttttttaagagatgaagatctcactatgttgcccaggctggtctcaaactcctggcctcaactgaccCTTCcaccttggtcccccaaagttctgggatcacaggcatgtgccactgcatccagcctcaatttcctttttcttttttttttcagagaccagtctccctgtgttgcccaggctgcttttgaactcctgggctcaagcaatccacctccctcagcctcccaaagtgctgaggttacaggcatgagccactgcacacagcctctatttttgctattataaacagtgTTGCACTGAACATCCTTGTAGCTAAATCTTTGCATATATCAACAAGTTATTTCCTTAA comes from the Pan troglodytes isolate AG18354 chromosome 13, NHGRI_mPanTro3-v2.0_pri, whole genome shotgun sequence genome and includes:
- the CATIP gene encoding ciliogenesis-associated TTC17-interacting protein isoform X1, whose translation is MSSKVYSTGSAILASHPSVGSRTKDHQPSGAECLPLPEANAEAIDFLSSLHEEELQMLFFSETLAMVSDTGEPQGELTIEVQRGKYQEKLGMLTYCLFVHASSRGFLDKMLCGNSLLGYLSEKLELMEQHSQDFIKFLILPMERKMSLLKQDDQLAVTRSIKEGEEVKTGVTSFPWSSIKGFISEAANLVLLRVMAWRRMVPSNARFLTLDTEGKLCYLTYQNLGFQTIQVDHQQAEVFIVEQTVHSEEGIPMSCQYYLLSDGHLAKRIQVGSPGCCIITKMPILREEDEIEPRPVFEKKPLVWEEDMELYSKFLDRKEELRLGHASYLRQHPEAHALISDFLLFLLLRQPEDVVTFAAEFFGPFDPWRPSSPALGSSHRPNPFRSLEPEGDARSGAA
- the CATIP gene encoding ciliogenesis-associated TTC17-interacting protein isoform X3 gives rise to the protein MSSKVYSTGSAILASHPSVGSRTKDHQPSGAECLPLPEANAEAIDFLSSLHEEELQMLFFSETLAMVSDTGEPQGELTIEVQRGKYQEKLGMLTYCLFVHASSRGFLDKMLCGNSLLGYLSEKLELMEQHSQDFIKEVKTGVTSFPWSSIKGFISEAANLVLLRVMAWRRMVPSNARFLTLDTEGKLCYLTYQNLGFQTIQVDHQQAEVFIVEQTVHSEEGIPMSCQYYLLSDGHLAKRIQVGSPGCCIITKMPILREEDEIEPRPVFEKKPLVWEEDMELYSKFLDRKEELRLGHASYLRQHPEAHALISDFLLFLLLRQPEDVVTFAAEFFGPFDPWRPSSPALGSSHRPNPFRSLEPEGDARSGAA
- the CATIP gene encoding ciliogenesis-associated TTC17-interacting protein isoform X2; amino-acid sequence: MSSKVYSTGSRTKDHQPSGAECLPLPEANAEAIDFLSSLHEEELQMLFFSETLAMVSDTGEPQGELTIEVQRGKYQEKLGMLTYCLFVHASSRGFLDKMLCGNSLLGYLSEKLELMEQHSQDFIKFLILPMERKMSLLKQDDQLAVTRSIKEGEEVKTGVTSFPWSSIKGFISEAANLVLLRVMAWRRMVPSNARFLTLDTEGKLCYLTYQNLGFQTIQVDHQQAEVFIVEQTVHSEEGIPMSCQYYLLSDGHLAKRIQVGSPGCCIITKMPILREEDEIEPRPVFEKKPLVWEEDMELYSKFLDRKEELRLGHASYLRQHPEAHALISDFLLFLLLRQPEDVVTFAAEFFGPFDPWRPSSPALGSSHRPNPFRSLEPEGDARSGAA